In the genome of Cryptomeria japonica chromosome 8, Sugi_1.0, whole genome shotgun sequence, one region contains:
- the LOC131061414 gene encoding uncharacterized protein LOC131061414 isoform X2, with amino-acid sequence MDLRVRRRRRKRRKGNGRTKIRSSLNIYNFPPCLKRVLGQLERIAKQGNDQPTVYGDLGLIDNAYDLASFISKQWGMGKSTFIVQDMVENEVFALTMEEEAKPNNALFVSTSFDWGVFKYC; translated from the exons atgGATTTGAGAGTTAGACGCAGACGGAGAAAAAGACGGAAGGGCAATGGAAGAACCAAAATCAGAAGCAGCTTGAATATATATAATTTTCCACCATGCCTAAAAAGAG TGTTGGGTCAACTTGAGAGGATTGCCAAACAGGGAAATGACCAACCAACTGTATATGGCGATCTCG GGTTGATTGACAATGCCTATGATCTTGCCTCATTTATTTCCAAGCAATGGGGAATGGGAAAATCGACCTTCATCGTACAG GATATGGTGGAAAATGAGGTTTTTGCACTTACCATGGAAGAGGAGGCTAAACCCAACAATGCACTATTTGTCTCCACTAG CTTTGATTGGGGAGTATTCAAGTATTGCTGA
- the LOC131061414 gene encoding uncharacterized protein LOC131061414 isoform X3, translated as MDLRVRRRRRKRRKGNGRTKIRSSLNIYNFPPCLKRVLGQLERIAKQGNDQPTVYGDLGLIDNAYDLASFISKQWGMGKSTFIVQDMVENEVFALTMEEEAKPNNALFVSTRE; from the exons atgGATTTGAGAGTTAGACGCAGACGGAGAAAAAGACGGAAGGGCAATGGAAGAACCAAAATCAGAAGCAGCTTGAATATATATAATTTTCCACCATGCCTAAAAAGAG TGTTGGGTCAACTTGAGAGGATTGCCAAACAGGGAAATGACCAACCAACTGTATATGGCGATCTCG GGTTGATTGACAATGCCTATGATCTTGCCTCATTTATTTCCAAGCAATGGGGAATGGGAAAATCGACCTTCATCGTACAG GATATGGTGGAAAATGAGGTTTTTGCACTTACCATGGAAGAGGAGGCTAAACCCAACAATGCACTATTTGTCTCCACTAG GGAGTAA
- the LOC131061414 gene encoding uncharacterized protein LOC131061414 isoform X1 → MDLRVRRRRRKRRKGNGRTKIRSSLNIYNFPPCLKRVLGQLERIAKQGNDQPTVYGDLGLIDNAYDLASFISKQWGMGKSTFIVQDMVENEVFALTMEEEAKPNNALFVSTRLALSYKVTDAVMLSYSKKVLVMHKNLNLKITKEVI, encoded by the exons atgGATTTGAGAGTTAGACGCAGACGGAGAAAAAGACGGAAGGGCAATGGAAGAACCAAAATCAGAAGCAGCTTGAATATATATAATTTTCCACCATGCCTAAAAAGAG TGTTGGGTCAACTTGAGAGGATTGCCAAACAGGGAAATGACCAACCAACTGTATATGGCGATCTCG GGTTGATTGACAATGCCTATGATCTTGCCTCATTTATTTCCAAGCAATGGGGAATGGGAAAATCGACCTTCATCGTACAG GATATGGTGGAAAATGAGGTTTTTGCACTTACCATGGAAGAGGAGGCTAAACCCAACAATGCACTATTTGTCTCCACTAG GTTAGCATTGAGCTATAAGGTTACTGATGCTGTCATGCTTTCCTATAGCAAAAAAGTCTTGGTGATGCAtaaaaatttaaatctaaaaattactAAGGAAGTCATTTGA